From one Magnolia sinica isolate HGM2019 chromosome 18, MsV1, whole genome shotgun sequence genomic stretch:
- the LOC131233521 gene encoding vacuolar protein sorting-associated protein 32 homolog 1-like: protein MDEINEQTENMKQIQEALSTPIGTAADFDENELEAELEELEGAELEEHLTDCFHHVEILTLFFSLSGLSSNRKCLLDGNFL from the exons ATGGATGAGATCAACGAGCAGACTGAGAACATGAAACAGATTCAGGAAGCACTGTCTACTCCTATTGGCACAGCAGCTGATTTTGATGAA AATGAACTGGAGGCAGAGCTCGAGGAATTGGAGGGAGCTGAGTTGGAGGAACATCTTACTGATTGCTTCCATCATGTGGAAATTTTGAcattgtttttttctctttctgGGTTGTCTTCTAACAGGAAATGCCTTTTGGATGGAAACTTTTTATAA